The nucleotide sequence ctcttcctcctcgtcatcctcatcatcatcctcatcatcatcctcgtcgtcttcgccttcgtcctcatcctcatcttcgtctgaGTCTCCCGCATTATCTGTGCCCAGGATCTTGAGGAGTGCACCAGCATCATCCATGTCcacatcatcgtcactgtcGTCCTCATCGAGCTCAACACCGGCATCAGAGTCATCCATATCGGTATCAGCATCCTCGAAAAGTGAAGGCTTAAGTCCGAAGGTAACTCGTCGCTTGTTCGTGTCCACTTCAAGAACACGtgccttgacagcatcgCCCTCCTTGTAGAGCTTGGTTGCGTCCTTGACAGGGTTCTCAGCCATCTGACTGCGATGGCAGAGACCGCTGACATTGTCGGAGTTGTCGATCAGGATGAAAGCAccaaactcctcaacctttcGCACCTTTCCGGTCACGATCTGGCCTTCCTTGATATCATTGTATGTAATGGGAGGGGTGTAGTCCTCGTCAACGACTGAAGACTTCAAGCTCATCTCCACGTGGCGAGTCTGTTTGTCGACAGCAATAACTCGGCCCTTGACAAGCTGGTCAATTTGGAAATGATCCTTCCACTCCTTCAGATACCGATCTGACAAGTTCGAAATCTTGACCAGAGCAGTAACCTGTCCACCGAGGAGAACGAAAAGTCCCTTGTCTGAGACATTCTTGACAAATCCTCGGACAACGTCACCAGCATCCAATTGAGAAACGTCGCTGATCTCCTTATCCTTGACTGGGAGTGTAGAGCTCATGATACGAGATGGACGGGTTGATAGTCGGAGTCTCTTGTTGCTTGCATCAAGTTCCACGATAGAAACGCGAACGATGTCGcccttcttttgcttcagaGTGTCGATAGTGTCAAAGTCATCGGCCATATCGGGAAGGTGAACGGGTCCTGACACAAGTTCGCTCAGCTTGACGAGGACCTGGCGCTCGTTGACCTTTGTGACTCGTCCAGGAAGAACCATGTTTTGCTTAAGAGCACTCCAAGTAACAGTCTCGGAAGAGTTGGAAGAGCGAGCAGACAGGTCCAGACGTTTGTTGCGAGCATCGACACCAGTCACTCTCACCTTCAAGGCTGAGCCCACAGGGAAGTTTGCCTCGAGATCGTTGAGTTGAGAAAGGTCATCGGATGCTTCCATGGCAGAGATTCTGCCCCGGACTGAGGGAGAAAGATTGACCCAGAGATGTTGGGGGCTGGAGTTGTTGACGAAGGCGACATAAGTGTCACCAACCTTGAGGTTCTCAAGAGACAGGGGTTCGagagtcttggccttgaggtcGCTAGGCTTTGCGGTAAGCTCGAGCACAGAGTGGAGGGATCGGTGAGAGAATGGTAAAAATCGGTGATCTTTGGCGCTGTGGACTCCCATAACGCGTACTGACACGGTCTGCTTCTTATTGTACTTGTCCAGAGGGTCCTTGGGGTCGGTGATATCCTCCCACTTGTCGAAAATTTGAGAGACATCAATTCGGCCCTGAACCTTGCTGTCGACAAGCTGAACATTAAGCTGTGTATCCTTGATGGATGTAATCTTAGCCTTAGCCACAGTTCCAAACTCAATATCATCTGAAGCAGCAGGCTTGTCGCTGGccttaagctttttatcTAATTCGACAGACTCGTCGAAGTCAGCAGGGGCCACTACGATACGCTTGTGATCAGGAATAACTGAGACAATCTTGACTTCGATTGACTGGTGCTTGTGCATGCCAAAGTCAGGGAGGTCCTGAATGTCTGCAGCAAGGCGAGCCTTGGGAAGAAGAGCGTTCACACCTCCACCGAACTGAACGAAGACGGCAGTAACAGTAATGTTCCTAACGAATCCAGCAACAATCTTGCCTTCCCTAGCATCCTCAAAGCTGGTAAGCAAGGTCTTGTCCTTTCCAGCACTGACAAGACTGGGCTTGTGACTAAGAATAACAGCACGTCGGTTCTCGTTCTTCTCGATGATCACCAAGTCAGAAAGGGTCTGACCAACAGCAATACGTTTGAGAGCATATTGGTTCTTGGATGTTGACTTATCAGTGAGATGGCCAACAGGGAGGATAGCTTTGAGCTGAGCGTCGGCCAATTCAACGAAAACCTGATCTTCGGTCTTTTGTGTGACCTTGGCAGAGACAATATCACCAagctgaagcttcttgagggcaTTCTGCTTATCCAGGCCGAAAGCAGAAGGGTCTTTGCAGGATACGACGAGTCTCTTAGACTCAGGCTCGACGTCAAGGACATGTACGCTGACAACTTGGCCATTTCGGAAATGTTCCTTAGGGTCCTTGATGTAGGCCTCACTCATCTCTGAGATCGGCAGGAATCCTTGGACAGCTCCAAAGAATTGGATGATGGCGCCGGAAGACTGGATCTTGATAATGGTACCAGGAATTTGCATTCCAACACTAGCCTCTTCGTAAGCCTTGATAACAGGAGCTTCCGAGTTGACGAGTGTCTTCTTCAAGGTAAGGCGCATTTGCTTCTTGGATAGGTTGGTTGAAAGAACTCGAGCCTTGACCTTCATGCCCTGTCGGAACTTCTTCTCGGGGTGTTGTAGCTTCACATCAGAAAAGTGTTGTTCGGGAACGAAGCCAGTGATACCCTCAGCAACCTTGACGACGAGACCGCTGACACCCTTCTCATCAATAAGGACCTTTTCAATATTGCATGTTACAACGGCACCGATGGGAACATCTTCCAGTCTGAGATATTGCTGCTCAAGCACGGACTTCTCAAAGGATATTTGGAAGAGGCCATCCATTTCGTTGTAGCCAATAACACGGCCCTTGTGCTCCGTATCAACCTTGTAAGGGCCACTTGCTTCGTACAGTGCTTCcaccttgccatccttgactCGTGAAATATGGACAAATCCGCTCAAGCCAGGGATGCCAATATCGACGAACAGACCAATATCAGGCTCAACATGACGGACTGTGCATTTCTCAacaagagatgagatggggAGAACCTGAGTTGGGTTCTTCTTAGAATCGGTTGACTTGGTAGGTCGTTTCTTCTCGAGGGCGGTAATATGTGGAAGAAGGGAGATTCCGAGCTTGGGCTCTCTGGCACCAGGGAAGTTGCAAATTACTCGGGCCTTGACTCTTGAGCCAATCTTGTACGCTGTATCCAAACTCACACCAGCAGGGCCAGCTCCAGATTGGATGATATCTGCAGTCACGTCTAGGTGACCCATGATCTTTCCAGAAAGACCTCGTCGGTCGGTGTTGGAGATGAGTACATCTGCCATGGTACCAGGGAGGAAGGTATTGATGGTCGTGGCATCGGCAGGGATACTCTTGGGGTTACCAATCTTCTTCTGTTGAAGTGAGAGCTGTGCGATCTTACCATTGGCACCCTTGCTGATCACCTGGCACAAGAAAACAGCGCCTGGCTGCAATCTTTGCTCGTCGATGTTCTTATCAACCTCACTCTTTGCAAGGAAAGCACCAAGATTCTCAATACCGGTGTCCATCACAAAGCCACGGTCCTCAACGCTGACAATAGACGCCATAACCGTGGTGTTAggaacaacatcatccttCGACAGGCCCGTGTTGGCCTCATTGGGTCGCAGGGACAATTCGATGCGTCGCTTGCTCTTTCCGGCAGTAGACTCCTCGGCAGTAGATGCCACGTACACTCTCAAGTATTGACCAACAGAAAAGATAGACTTGAGGTCGAtaccctcatcatcctctgcctcgccttcttcctcgtcgtcctTCTCTGTAGTCTCGTTTTCGAGACGTTCCGTCAATTGTTGGGAGATGGCGACGATTGAGATATGTCCGGTAAGGTTGTTTGGTAATGCGACTTCGAGATCGAGGTTGTTGATTCGTGTGACCTGtgcaagaacaagagagCCTTTGACCAGATTCTACACCAATGTCAGTAGGCAAAGTGAGTGAACGTAAACATTTAGGTTTACCTTGAAGCTCAGACTCTCAATTCTGACTGCTTGTTCCTCCTCTCCGGTCTTCTTGTCTGACTTCTTGTCACCCTTCAGGGCAGTCTtccgcttcttcttcttttggacCTTGTTGCCAGTGTTGAATTCTTCTTCGCGCATGGCATCAGCCTTGGCTTCAAGCTGAATCTTTTTCTGCTCGAGAGGAGTGAGGACGCTGGCGCCACCTCGAGGGAACATTGGCTCGTCTTCCTTCAAGAGCGACACAACAGGAGCCTTGTCGGCTGTCTCAGCACTCTTCTTGGGAGCGGGCTTCGCATCTTTGCCGACATTTTCTTTTTTGGTAGGTCTGGCTTCTTTTGTATTCTTTGCCGATTTTGAAGGCGGATTGCCGCCGGGGGCGTCTTTTCGTTTGAGGTTGCTCATTGTGAAAGACGTTGGCGCATCACCAACTGTGCTTTCTCACACTCTCAAGATCTTTTTCTCTGTCGAAGCTGGATGGACTGAAATCTTTTCTTATCGATAATAAATAATGGGGCTGTCTAGGCGGGCCCACTTCCCTGCAGTTACCCTTTATGGCGGGGGCTAAACGGCCGTCCAGAACAGTTCCTTAGCTGTTGGGGTCTAGGCACGGGCATCTGAATCAACACATGACGGAACTATGAAATTAGCACTCTGataaaacaacaacaaaacatATAGACACAACACTTGCCATAATTCAAACCATCCATGGCATACTCACGCCATATTTGATACATAATGTTGCCACGTAAAAAGGCACGCCCCAATCCGGCCGAATCAGCCGTGAACAACGACTCTCAGACCCTGGTCAGCAACTCAACAACAGAGGCCCCTACGTCACAATCACAGGCATCAAAAGCATCACCTGCAGTAGAGGCGgatcacaacaacaacgcaAAAGCGCCATCAACACAGCAGATCATGGGTGACACGGGCTCCACAGCGCAGAATAAGAGCAAAGACGTCGGTTTGCCCATTATGATATCTTTTCTTGTTCATTCCACCATATCTAACAATCCATCTAGGTTCGGAAAACGAAGAGCTGGTACGGTTCCTGGCAACGACCCTCCAAAGCCTCGGCATCTACATCGGTCGCAAAGGAAAACATTTTTGGAGGGTCCGTCAAGTTAAATAAAACATCAGATCTAAGTCGATACGAAGCGAGGAAAGGCGACGATAACGCTAGTATTCGAAGTACGGCCGGAACGATTAAGACGATGCCAAAGGTTTCCGAGACCAAGTCCGATGTGACTATGACAGAAGAAAGCGCGCAAGCCGAATCGCAGACTCGGAAAAAATCCGATCCCGAACCATCGCGGGAGTCGTCCAAGGTCATGGGGACTCGAGAGCCACTAAAAGATACAGACATTGCAGAAACGATGCCACCCAAGGCACCCGAGTCGAAGACCGATGATAATCAAGATCAATCCGATACTCGTACTGAAGCAACCGTGTCACAGACGGACCTCCAACGTCCAGCAACATCGTCAGGGTGGCTTGGATGGTGGTCGAAAACACCTTTCACAGAGACGCAGGCCGCTCCAGCGCCTGATCTAAATGGTACACCAACAGCTGAAGCCGAGGCCACCAAGGAAGCGGATGAACCGAGGCCTGTCACTCCACCCGCTCAAACGACATCTACAGATCAAGTCGCATCACCTAAAAGCATAAAGGCTCCACAGTCAACGTCTTGGTTCAGTTATTGGTATCGAACGGCTGAGTCTGTCAAGACTTCAGAAGATAAGCAGGACACTCAACCACAACCAAGTACAGATGCACCCTCTGAGGATGTCACCATGAAGGATGCGCCGCCTCCACATCAGCATGAGCCGCCGCCCAAGGCTGGCTCGACTTGGGTGTTTTGGTCTAAGGAATCACCAAAGTCAAAGGATAGTACACCAATGCCGGAGTCGGGAGAAGTGGCTATCATGGGTGAGGGGTCAGAGGCTCACCCTCGACCTATGGCAGAATGCGATGTATCGCCAACCAAGGGCAGCGCAAAGGCTGATGCGAAATCGAAAGAAGCTCAGGCGACGATGAAGTCAGGATGgatgaagaaaagcaagCGCGGTAGACCACAGTCGATGGATCTGGATCCTCCATCACCGTCTGTATCTGGTACTTCCACCCCTACCAGTACAACACCCGCAACACAAGATATCGACAAAGCGGCAGTCAAGGCTTCCTCCAGTCCGTCGATTTCCGAATCAGAAGCATCATCGAAAACCTCTACAAATCTTCTTCTGCCATCTTTCTCCAGTACTTACCACATGAAGGAGAACCCATCCATCTTGAAGCAATTAACACAGTTCCTTCTTCGCACACAACAGGCTCCCCCGAACCATGTTGTCCGAGTGGACAATCCCCCCAAGATCCGAAAGGCCATTGCAATCGGCGTCCATGGCCTGTTTCCTGCGACTTACCTACGTCCCATGATTGGCCAGCCAACAGGCACATCTCTTCGTTTCGCAGCGCTTGGTGCTGAGGCGATCCGGAGATGGACCGAGTCCCATGGATGTGGTGATTGCGAGATCGAAAAGGTCGCCTTagaaggagaagggaaaATCAGAGACCGGGTTGACAATTTGTGGAATCTTATGCTCAACTGGATTGACCACATTCGGAGTGCTGACTTCATTTTGATTGCTTGTCACTCTCAGGGCGTTCCTGTGAGCATCATGCTACTCGAGAAACTTATTGATCTTGGCATTATCACAAATGCAAAAGTTGGTGTCTGTGCCATGGCTGGAGTGGCTTTGGGTCCATTCCCGGACTACAAGTCTGGCCTGTTGATGGGCTCGGCAGCTGAGTTGTGGGAATTCGGAAATCCAGAGAGTGACAATTCGAAGCGTTTCGAGAAAGCTCTCAAGCGGGTAGTAGACTACGGAACTCGTATCACATTCATTGGCAGCATCGATGACCAAGTCGTGCCAATGGAGGTAAGTTTATCTTGAGCGTTGCACACCCTCAGATCGGGTCAGCTAACGTCAATAGTCTGCTATTTATTCGCCAGCAAATCACCCTTACATCTACCGGGCTGTCTTCATTGACGGGCGTGTCCATGCCCCTGACTTCATTGCCCACCTGGTGGGTTTTGCTCTTAAGCTTCGCAACCTCGGCGTTTCTGATCATGGCTTGATCCGCGAACTTTCCGTGCCTCTAGCCGGATCTCTTTACTCTGGTGCTGGCCACTCTCGCCTTTATTATGATGATGCAGTTTACGATCTTGCTATTGCACACGCACTTGAGACAGCACCTGCTGGCCCGTCACCACCGCCCTGCACGATCTCCCCGCGGGGCGGGCCTCTGACATCTCAAAACCCGTATGTCCTACCATGGATCATGCGAGGCCTACTTGAAGAAAGCTTCGTACGAACCGAGTTGAGCAACGAGGCAGATGAGTTGCTTCGGCAATTCGATGACTGGAAACCCACCAACAAAGCTCTTAAGGACGTCAAGTATCGCCTTGAGGCAGTCCGATCTAAACTTTGATTGAGATATTTGTGCAAAATATGATTATTTTTGATAGAAATTATGGACGGCGAACAACAGGAATTATGGCGCACTGCGAAGATGGCACGAATACATACCCAGAATGGGAAGGCAATAAAGTCAGGAGTTATCTGTTAACACTATATGTTCTCATAATCAATTCTAGAATATCAATTCTATAGATTCACCGGATTCATCTGCATTTTTCTAGTGGTATACGTTGAATTTTGAGTCTAGTAGAGTAATCGTGTGGGCTCATAATAATACATATCTTccagatcatcatcacctctaTGCTCCAGATAATGCTACAACCATCCTGATGCCCTTTAAGCCATGTACAAACCTGACAAGCTCTTTCTATTATACACCCTTTCTTCATTTGAGGATCTCTTGAAAGTGACCAACGACATGCAACCCATGCATCGCCTCTTTGGAATAATCGTATGCTGTACTTATGTGCTGCCAAGCTTCCAGCTGTCAATGCGATCTTGAATCTGATCCCAGCTCATCGAGTGGCTGCTCACGCCGTATGCCTGAGCTTCCTGAAGCACCACGGTAGGGGCACCGCTTCCGCCGCCAGGGTTCTTCACCTTGCCGCCAACAACCATCTTGGCTACACGGCGAAGGTCATCCACTGTAAGGTTCTCGATGCGACGGCACATATCCTTGACGGGGATCTTGCGGCCATGGACCTGGATGGAACggccgagatcttcaagctcaaccaTACGGCTCTCTAGGTTCATTAGAAGACTGGATCGCAGCTGGTTCTTCGCGCGGGCAACCTCGGTCTCTTGTAGCCGTGAGAAACCTGTTGTGAGGGTCAGAGCACGGAGCTCTTGGCACATAACGTCGAGCATGTTGGCGGTACGGCCAGGCAGACAGCTGGCTGAAATACCAAAGAGGCCGGAATCAGTGTAGGAGTGGTTAAATGCCATACATGACTCAACCCAGCCATGCTGGTTCAGGACATTTGTGTACAGACGAGAGTACATGCCCTTGCCAGGTCCACCAGCGGAGAAAGATccgccaccaccaagaagagTCTGAAGCGTGGCGAGGGCATAGATATCATCCGAAGCCACGGGTAGACCCTCGAAAGCGAGGTGAATATGTGTGAAAGTAGGGAGACCGCTCAG is from Fusarium musae strain F31 chromosome 4, whole genome shotgun sequence and encodes:
- a CDS encoding hypothetical protein (BUSCO:EOG092603YJ), translating into MSNLKRKDAPGGNPPSKSAKNTKEARPTKKENVGKDAKPAPKKSAETADKAPVVSLLKEDEPMFPRGGASVLTPLEQKKIQLEAKADAMREEEFNTGNKVQKKKKRKTALKGDKKSDKKTGEEEQAVRIESLSFKNLVKGSLVLAQVTRINNLDLEVALPNNLTGHISIVAISQQLTERLENETTEKDDEEEGEAEDDEGIDLKSIFSVGQYLRVYVASTAEESTAGKSKRRIELSLRPNEANTGLSKDDVVPNTTVMASIVSVEDRGFVMDTGIENLGAFLAKSEVDKNIDEQRLQPGAVFLCQVISKGANGKIAQLSLQQKKIGNPKSIPADATTINTFLPGTMADVLISNTDRRGLSGKIMGHLDVTADIIQSGAGPAGVSLDTAYKIGSRVKARVICNFPGAREPKLGISLLPHITALEKKRPTKSTDSKKNPTQVLPISSLVEKCTVRHVEPDIGLFVDIGIPGLSGFVHISRVKDGKVEALYEASGPYKVDTEHKGRVIGYNEMDGLFQISFEKSVLEQQYLRLEDVPIGAVVTCNIEKVLIDEKGVSGLVVKVAEGITGFVPEQHFSDVKLQHPEKKFRQGMKVKARVLSTNLSKKQMRLTLKKTLVNSEAPVIKAYEEASVGMQIPGTIIKIQSSGAIIQFFGAVQGFLPISEMSEAYIKDPKEHFRNGQVVSVHVLDVEPESKRLVVSCKDPSAFGLDKQNALKKLQLGDIVSAKVTQKTEDQVFVELADAQLKAILPVGHLTDKSTSKNQYALKRIAVGQTLSDLVIIEKNENRRAVILSHKPSLVSAGKDKTLLTSFEDAREGKIVAGFVRNITVTAVFVQFGGGVNALLPKARLAADIQDLPDFGMHKHQSIEVKIVSVIPDHKRIVVAPADFDESVELDKKLKASDKPAASDDIEFGTVAKAKITSIKDTQLNVQLVDSKVQGRIDVSQIFDKWEDITDPKDPLDKYNKKQTVSVRVMGVHSAKDHRFLPFSHRSLHSVLELTAKPSDLKAKTLEPLSLENLKVGDTYVAFVNNSSPQHLWVNLSPSVRGRISAMEASDDLSQLNDLEANFPVGSALKVRVTGVDARNKRLDLSARSSNSSETVTWSALKQNMVLPGRVTKVNERQVLVKLSELVSGPVHLPDMADDFDTIDTLKQKKGDIVRVSIVELDASNKRLRLSTRPSRIMSSTLPVKDKEISDVSQLDAGDVVRGFVKNVSDKGLFVLLGGQVTALVKISNLSDRYLKEWKDHFQIDQLVKGRVIAVDKQTRHVEMSLKSSVVDEDYTPPITYNDIKEGQIVTGKVRKVEEFGAFILIDNSDNVSGLCHRSQMAENPVKDATKLYKEGDAVKARVLEVDTNKRRVTFGLKPSLFEDADTDMDDSDAGVELDEDDSDDDVDMDDAGALLKILGTDNAGDSDEDEDEDEGEDDEDDDEDDDEDDEEEEDDDEDVEMEDQPTKKKSKGLGAGKKSEWSADPFDEPESESEEQTKDNEKTRKKRRNKDEIQVDRTAELDANGPQTSSDYERLLLGQPDSSELWIAYMAFQMQVSELSKAREVAERAIKSINIREETEKLNVWVAYLNLEVAYGTKQTVEEVFKRACQYNDAQEVHERLASIYIQSEKLKDADALFETMVKKFGAKSPNVWLNYAHFLHATSNNPDRARALLPRATQQLGDRHSQTLVSRFAALEFRSPNGEPERGRTMFATLLAAYPKKGDLWSQLLDLEIGLSEADPTAIRDVFDRRTRVKGLKPKMAEKWFRRWADWEKKLDPKGKDKVMAKAQEWAVAFKAKKEADAAAAAAAEDEDEEMEE
- a CDS encoding hypothetical protein (EggNog:ENOG41) produces the protein MLPRKKARPNPAESAVNNDSQTLVSNSTTEAPTSQSQASKASPAVEADHNNNAKAPSTQQIMGDTGSTAQNKSKDVRKTKSWYGSWQRPSKASASTSVAKENIFGGSVKLNKTSDLSRYEARKGDDNASIRSTAGTIKTMPKVSETKSDVTMTEESAQAESQTRKKSDPEPSRESSKVMGTREPLKDTDIAETMPPKAPESKTDDNQDQSDTRTEATVSQTDLQRPATSSGWLGWWSKTPFTETQAAPAPDLNGTPTAEAEATKEADEPRPVTPPAQTTSTDQVASPKSIKAPQSTSWFSYWYRTAESVKTSEDKQDTQPQPSTDAPSEDVTMKDAPPPHQHEPPPKAGSTWVFWSKESPKSKDSTPMPESGEVAIMGEGSEAHPRPMAECDVSPTKGSAKADAKSKEAQATMKSGWMKKSKRGRPQSMDLDPPSPSVSGTSTPTSTTPATQDIDKAAVKASSSPSISESEASSKTSTNLLLPSFSSTYHMKENPSILKQLTQFLLRTQQAPPNHVVRVDNPPKIRKAIAIGVHGLFPATYLRPMIGQPTGTSLRFAALGAEAIRRWTESHGCGDCEIEKVALEGEGKIRDRVDNLWNLMLNWIDHIRSADFILIACHSQGVPVSIMLLEKLIDLGIITNAKVGVCAMAGVALGPFPDYKSGLLMGSAAELWEFGNPESDNSKRFEKALKRVVDYGTRITFIGSIDDQVVPMESAIYSPANHPYIYRAVFIDGRVHAPDFIAHLVGFALKLRNLGVSDHGLIRELSVPLAGSLYSGAGHSRLYYDDAVYDLAIAHALETAPAGPSPPPCTISPRGGPLTSQNPYVLPWIMRGLLEESFVRTELSNEADELLRQFDDWKPTNKALKDVKYRLEAVRSKL